From one Psilocybe cubensis strain MGC-MH-2018 chromosome 13, whole genome shotgun sequence genomic stretch:
- a CDS encoding threonyl-tRNA synthetase encodes MAHPVGSSSHPVQIPALESPHAADTPAAAAAPNAEKKPKEKKPKVANAATGYPLELQPRPEFFDHRIKMFEELKAEYDAFVAAQPREEITVTMPDGSERKATSWETSPMDVAKEVSKSLSERIVIAKVDGTLWDLERPLEKSCKLELLDFEHPEGKKVFWHSSAHVLGEAAERHYGCHLCLGPPTDDGFFYEMAINDRPVSNADYPALEKVSESAIKDKQKFERLVVSKEKLLEMFHYNKYKKYLIETKVPDGTSTTVYRCGPMIDLCVGPHIPHTGKIKAFMVTKNSASYFLGDNTNDSLQRIYGISFPDKKQLADYKAFLAEAAKRDHRKIGKDQELFFFNDLSPGSCFFLPHGTRIYNSLVELMRQEYFKRGYQEVISPNMYNSKLWETSGHWQNYKDDMFVLDVEKEKWALKPMNCPGHCLIFDSRDRSYKELPIRMAEFGIIHRNEASGALTGLTRVRRFVQDDTHVFCMPSQLEDEISALFDFMQHIYGLFGFEFHLELSTRPDNYLGEIETWNVAEEQLTQALNKHYPGKWEINPGDGAFYGPKIDITIRDALRRSFQCATIQLDFQLPERFNLRYRSADESVMPRPVIIHRAILGSLERFIAIITEHFAGKWPFWLSPRQILVIPVAAPYKDYAAEITNRLTSLGLYADVDNGENTLPKKIRNGEIAQYNFILVVGQEELDARSVNVRNRDDVGTKAKGEMVSLETVIEQFVALKKSRSLENKLL; translated from the exons ATGGCACACCCTGTAGGATCGTCGTCCCACCCCGTCCAGATCCCTGCGTTGGAGAGCCCGCATGCGGCTGATACgccggctgctgctgctgcacccAATGCTGAAAAGAAACCAAAGGAGAAAAAACCAAAGGTTGCGAATGCTGCAACTGGATACCCCCTAGAG CTTCAACCCCGTCCAGAGTTCTTCGATCATCGTATCAAGATGTTCGAAGAGCTCAAGGCTGAATACGATGCGTTTGTCGCTg CGCAGCCTAGAGAAGAGATCACCGTCACTATGCCGGATGGATCGGAGAGAAAGGCGACGAGCTGGGAGACAAGCCCAATGGACGTCGCGAAAGAGGTCTCGAAGAGCTTGTCAGAGCGCATTGTCATTGCCAAA GTTGATGGCACGCTCTGGGACTTGGAACGACCCCTTGAAAAGTCGTGTAAACTCGAGTTGTTGGACTTTGAGCATCCTGAAG GAAAGAAGGTCTTCTGGCACTCGTCTGCACATGTCCTTGGTGAAGCTGCTGAGCGTCACTACGGCTGCCACCTTTGCCTAGGGCCCCCTACGGACGATGGTTTCTTCTATGAGATGGCCATCAACGACCG ACCTGTCAGCAATGCCGACTATCCCGCTCTTGAGAAGGTTTCTGAGAGCGCGATCAAGGATAAGCAGAAATTCGAGAGACTTGTCGTGTCAAAGGAAAAGCTTTTGGAGATGTTCCAC TACAACAAATACAAAAAGTATCTTATCGAGACTAAAGTCCCTGACGGCACCTCGACGACTGTATACCGATGCGGCCCTATGATTGATCTTTGCGTTGGACCTCATATTCCTCACACTGGCAAGATCAAGGCATTCATGGTCACCAAG AACTCGGCCTCGTATTTCTTGGGAGACAACACCAACGATTCTCTGCAACGAATTTACGGAATCTCTTTCCCTGACAAGAAGCAGCTTGCGGACTACAAGGCTTTCCTCGCTGAGGCTGCTAAGCGCGACCATCGCAAGATTGGAAAGGACCAGGAActgttcttcttcaatgACTTGAGCCCTGGAAGTTGTTTCTTCCTGCCACATGGAACGCGCATATATAACTCCTTGGTCGAGCTCATGCGA CAAGAATATTTCAAACGCGGATACCAGGAGGTCATCTCTCCGAACATGTACAACAGCAAGCTGTGGGAGACCTCGGGACACTGGCAGAACTATAAGGACGACATGTTCGTGCTGGACgtcgagaaggagaaatggGCTCTCAAGCCTATGAACTGCCCCGGGCATTGTCTGATCTTCGACTCCCGAGACCGAAGCTACAAAGAACTGCCGATCCGGATGGCAGAGTTCGGAATCATCCACAGGAACGAAGCGAGCGGCGCGTTGACCGGCTTGACGCGCGTTCGGAGGTTCGTGCAGGACGACACGCATGTATTCTGCATGCCCTCGCAG CTTGAAGATGAGATTAGCGCGTTGTTCGATTTCATGCAGCACATCTATGGTCTTTTCGGATTCGAGTTCCATCTCGAACTGTCTACGCGTCCCGATAACTATCTAGGCGAGATTGAGACCTGGAACGTTGCCGAGGAA CAATTGACGCAAGCGCTCAACAAGCACTATCCCGGAAAATGGGAGATCAACCCAGGCGATGGCGCGTTCTACGGCCCCAAGATCGATATCACGATCCGCGACGCGCTCCGCCGCTCCTTCCAGTGCGCGACGATCCAGCTCGACTTCCAGCTGCCTGAGCGCTTCAACCTGCGCTACCGCTCCGCCGACGAGTCGGTCATGCCCCGCCCCGTCATCATCCACCGCGCGATTCTCGGCAGTCTGGAAAGGTTTATTGCTATCATTACAGAACACTTTGCGGGCAAATG GCCTTTCTGGCTATCGCCTAGACAGATCTTGGTGATCCCTGTTGCTGCCCCCTAT AAAGACTACGCAGCGGAAATCACAAACCGTCTTACGTCGCTGGGCCTGTATGCTGATGTAGATAACGGCGAAAACACACTGCCCAAGAAGATTCGAAACGGCGAGATCGCGCAGTACAACTTCATCCTGG TCGTTGGCCAAGAGGAGCTCGATGCCCGCTCAGTAAACGTGCGAAATCGCGACGACGTCGGTACCAAGGCGAAGGGTGAGATGGTCTCCCTTGAGACTGTCATCGAGCAATTTGTTGCGTTAAAGAAATCACGCAGCCTCGAGAACAAACTTCTGTAA